The Chryseobacterium sp. 52 genome includes a region encoding these proteins:
- the hisD gene encoding histidinol dehydrogenase produces MKIYRYPEKNTWADLVKRPVFEREEISGLITEIFEAVKNNGDKAIVDFNKKFDKAITPQIAVSEMEMENAENEISEALKKAIKQAKENITKFHASQIPETEKIETVKGVICWRENRAVEKVGIYIPGGTAPLFSTVLMLAVPAQLAGCREIILCTPPDRNGNVNPAILFTAKLCGITKIFKTGGAQAIAAMALGTESIPQVYKIFGPGNQFVVAAKEYAQQYGVAIDMPAGPSEVLVIADSKAVPEFCAADLLSQAEHGSDSQVVFITTDFKIFNETIEAVEKQIRKLPRNEMARQALDHSLFIMVDSIEEALEFSNSYAPEHLILALEDFEKYIPMIRNAGSVFLGNYSCESAGDYASGTNHTLPTNAYAKNYSGVSLDSFVKKITFQHLSKEGLKNIGKTIEIMAEAEGLIAHKNAVSIRLK; encoded by the coding sequence ATGAAAATATACAGATACCCAGAAAAAAACACATGGGCAGACCTTGTAAAACGTCCGGTTTTCGAACGTGAAGAAATATCCGGACTGATCACAGAAATATTTGAAGCTGTAAAAAATAATGGTGACAAAGCCATTGTAGATTTTAATAAAAAATTTGATAAAGCCATAACTCCACAGATTGCAGTGTCAGAAATGGAAATGGAAAATGCTGAAAATGAAATAAGTGAAGCTCTAAAGAAAGCCATAAAGCAAGCCAAAGAAAATATTACAAAATTTCACGCCTCTCAAATACCAGAAACTGAAAAAATAGAAACGGTAAAAGGCGTAATTTGCTGGAGAGAAAACCGGGCTGTTGAAAAAGTAGGGATCTACATTCCTGGCGGAACAGCTCCTTTATTTTCAACAGTACTGATGCTTGCTGTACCCGCACAATTGGCCGGATGCCGTGAGATTATCCTTTGCACGCCACCAGACCGGAACGGAAATGTAAATCCGGCAATTTTGTTCACTGCAAAACTCTGTGGGATTACAAAAATCTTCAAGACAGGAGGAGCACAGGCTATTGCAGCAATGGCTTTGGGAACAGAAAGCATTCCACAGGTTTATAAAATTTTTGGCCCTGGAAATCAGTTTGTTGTAGCAGCCAAAGAATATGCACAGCAATATGGAGTTGCCATTGATATGCCTGCTGGCCCCAGTGAAGTGCTTGTAATAGCAGACAGTAAGGCGGTTCCCGAGTTCTGTGCAGCAGATCTTCTCTCACAGGCAGAACACGGAAGTGACAGTCAGGTTGTTTTTATCACCACAGATTTCAAAATTTTCAATGAAACGATTGAAGCGGTTGAGAAGCAGATCAGGAAACTTCCGAGGAATGAGATGGCCCGCCAGGCATTGGATCACAGTCTTTTTATAATGGTTGATTCTATTGAAGAAGCTTTGGAATTCAGCAATTCGTATGCTCCGGAACACCTTATCCTTGCATTAGAAGATTTTGAAAAATATATTCCTATGATTCGGAATGCAGGATCGGTTTTTCTCGGGAACTATTCCTGTGAAAGTGCCGGAGACTATGCAAGCGGAACCAATCATACCTTGCCTACAAATGCTTATGCGAAGAATTACAGCGGAGTTTCTCTGGACAGCTTTGTCAAGAAAATTACATTTCAGCATCTTTCTAAGGAAGGACTTAAAAATATAGGAAAAACAATAGAAATAATGGCCGAGGCAGAAGGTCTCATCGCCCACAAAAATGCAGTGTCAATCAGATTAAAATAA
- a CDS encoding MarR family winged helix-turn-helix transcriptional regulator, with translation MNIIDESGILAISTRLQRLSEQLRKDGAMIYKSFDIDFEPKWFPVIFTLHHKKMLSVVEIANEIGYTHPSTISLLKELEKQKLIQSKKDKQDERRRLIVLAPKGIELIEKMKPVWEMMSKVLGEIADNKNHLLNAINEAEEKIAEQSFYQRALQFKNENQTG, from the coding sequence ATGAATATAATAGATGAATCGGGTATACTGGCTATATCAACAAGATTGCAGCGCCTGAGCGAACAGCTTAGAAAAGACGGGGCTATGATCTATAAATCTTTTGATATTGATTTTGAACCGAAATGGTTTCCGGTGATATTTACGCTCCATCATAAAAAGATGTTGAGTGTAGTAGAGATTGCGAACGAAATAGGGTATACGCATCCTTCTACAATAAGTTTGTTGAAGGAGCTTGAAAAACAGAAACTCATTCAGTCGAAAAAAGATAAACAGGATGAACGGAGAAGACTGATCGTACTGGCCCCAAAAGGGATTGAATTGATCGAAAAAATGAAACCTGTGTGGGAAATGATGTCAAAAGTACTGGGTGAGATTGCGGACAATAAAAATCATCTTTTGAATGCCATTAATGAAGCAGAAGAAAAAATCGCTGAGCAATCTTTTTATCAACGGGCTCTTCAGTTTAAAAATGAAAACCAAACCGGTTGA
- a CDS encoding DUF2255 family protein, which translates to MDKAAALDYINNHTIIEIKAGEERTTFLEIWMVTVNDRIFARSWGLAERSWYNTFLENSKGQIRCGEKIFNIQALVPTDINDLTSDINTAYLTKYNTGSNLKYSKAIIKEKHIEKTMEFVICE; encoded by the coding sequence ATGGATAAAGCAGCAGCGTTAGATTACATCAACAATCACACAATTATTGAAATCAAAGCAGGAGAAGAGAGAACAACATTCCTGGAAATCTGGATGGTCACTGTTAATGACAGGATTTTTGCCAGATCCTGGGGGCTTGCAGAAAGAAGCTGGTACAATACTTTTTTAGAAAACTCCAAAGGTCAGATCAGGTGTGGGGAAAAAATATTCAATATACAGGCACTTGTTCCTACTGATATCAACGATCTTACTTCTGATATCAATACCGCTTATTTAACAAAATATAATACGGGTTCAAATCTCAAATATTCAAAGGCAATTATCAAAGAAAAGCACATTGAAAAGACGATGGAGTTTGTCATTTGTGAATAA
- a CDS encoding zinc dependent phospholipase C family protein, whose protein sequence is MKKYILSFMILFFACAKGYAFDLKTHLWIAQQVLNDVVKNKAISLNNKTYKLNDKVLSALTANPSHFRMGTLGIDVFPDPIVGQITAHPGLTGGWKTDDWIRHVLNSASTPQEIAFAYGYACHASMDIFAHTYVNAYSGDIFLLSDEIAVERRHFALEKYIGNHIPALINENGQVVTEYASLVSSPTSFLSKTFILNNAVQREYKASGSFHLVAMNGVYHIVNELDRANQNAISLLSTNYFNLLKEEQKLLFELDKKVGLTAQADLQLKLTKEALDLKSEANKALLEKIKFEKELFDKGIEAQKNIENIIQQKHKIISDGNNLVYNLENEAINKKADIAKIATDISLLPLTISQEITKEISKWIPVIPYLCGSFLNPKLCSSKLVKQLVKETIQITNPDIDRLKKEKNKLIDVISNIEKTILKTKTDVIAATNDIAQKTEELNNLKNNLILSEANQLKYKLEKEALEKEMELSQTAYNKAKEIYENAKAEESAAKGRLESFVDQFINVAKDLIERYNIMHLILENWRKDIEKASVEYIYAGEKFSKDILSKNGNGFSHYVDWYKCWSPVFVSIPSQIPQATCTIENYYQKLNTEIDKTLEKLGPLQYLLNPTKLIKEKVENEAKKAIEYASIHISNHIFGKETTDFFLLISGREEVTTAKLIDIFKEDGSGKNLLTFEDITVIIHKEMGISDNQTTIDPEKFSSLYNAVQLSKLSVLNGRSLNKLHSDYVGNKKTAYGKTLYPDEDHSNFSILDKAVNSIDGSCQWMHTSTPLYRHSGVDQKWPNDRNYGYSHCTDNSSGFRLWVDEPSREKIFNVIFKGPLTPELHHFASYNNDNKRFTPCIDTPFPSTMNKNCKILEKSPDCDKNSFKKFLEKIFK, encoded by the coding sequence ATGAAAAAGTATATTTTATCTTTTATGATCCTCTTTTTTGCGTGTGCAAAAGGATATGCATTTGACTTAAAGACCCATTTATGGATAGCCCAGCAGGTCCTTAATGATGTTGTGAAAAACAAAGCCATTTCGCTGAACAATAAGACATATAAGCTGAATGATAAGGTTCTTTCGGCCCTTACAGCAAATCCATCCCATTTTAGAATGGGAACCCTGGGAATTGATGTATTTCCGGATCCTATCGTAGGGCAAATTACTGCTCATCCAGGATTAACAGGAGGCTGGAAAACGGATGACTGGATACGACATGTACTTAATTCGGCATCCACTCCTCAGGAAATTGCCTTTGCATATGGGTACGCATGCCATGCATCTATGGATATTTTTGCCCATACCTATGTGAATGCCTATTCTGGTGATATCTTTTTACTGTCCGATGAAATTGCTGTTGAAAGAAGACATTTTGCATTGGAAAAGTATATAGGAAATCATATTCCTGCACTCATTAATGAAAATGGACAGGTGGTAACAGAATATGCTTCGTTAGTAAGCAGCCCTACCAGTTTTTTAAGTAAAACCTTTATTCTAAACAATGCTGTACAGCGCGAATACAAAGCATCCGGATCATTTCATCTGGTCGCCATGAACGGGGTGTATCATATCGTGAATGAGCTTGACCGGGCGAACCAAAATGCTATATCTCTTCTTAGTACGAATTATTTCAATCTTCTCAAGGAAGAGCAAAAATTACTATTTGAATTGGACAAAAAAGTAGGTTTAACGGCTCAGGCAGATCTTCAACTAAAGCTGACAAAGGAAGCTCTGGACCTTAAATCGGAAGCTAATAAAGCGCTGCTTGAAAAAATAAAATTTGAGAAAGAATTATTTGATAAAGGAATTGAAGCTCAGAAGAATATTGAAAACATTATTCAGCAAAAGCATAAAATAATCAGTGATGGAAATAATCTGGTATATAACCTTGAAAATGAAGCAATTAACAAGAAAGCTGACATAGCAAAAATAGCCACTGATATTTCTTTGCTGCCGCTCACCATCTCCCAGGAAATTACTAAAGAAATAAGTAAATGGATACCTGTGATACCATATCTGTGTGGAAGCTTTTTGAATCCGAAATTATGTAGTTCAAAACTTGTAAAGCAATTAGTAAAGGAAACAATTCAGATAACAAACCCGGATATTGATCGACTCAAAAAAGAGAAGAACAAACTTATTGATGTCATATCAAATATTGAAAAGACAATCCTGAAAACTAAAACAGATGTTATTGCTGCTACGAATGATATAGCACAGAAAACGGAGGAACTGAATAATCTGAAAAATAATTTAATCCTGTCAGAAGCCAATCAACTCAAGTATAAACTGGAGAAAGAAGCACTGGAGAAAGAAATGGAATTATCTCAAACTGCTTATAACAAAGCTAAAGAAATATATGAAAACGCTAAAGCAGAGGAAAGTGCTGCAAAAGGACGTCTGGAAAGTTTTGTTGATCAATTTATAAATGTTGCAAAAGATTTAATTGAAAGATACAATATAATGCATTTAATTCTTGAAAACTGGCGAAAAGATATTGAGAAAGCTTCTGTTGAATATATTTATGCCGGCGAAAAATTTTCAAAAGATATATTATCCAAAAACGGCAATGGATTTTCGCATTACGTTGATTGGTATAAATGCTGGTCACCGGTCTTTGTATCAATTCCCAGCCAGATTCCCCAGGCAACCTGCACGATAGAAAATTATTACCAGAAACTAAATACAGAGATTGATAAAACTCTGGAAAAACTGGGCCCGCTACAATATTTACTTAATCCCACAAAACTGATAAAAGAAAAGGTAGAAAATGAAGCAAAAAAAGCCATTGAATATGCTTCAATACACATATCCAATCATATATTCGGAAAAGAGACTACCGATTTTTTCCTTTTGATTTCCGGCCGAGAAGAGGTAACGACTGCAAAGCTCATCGATATTTTTAAGGAAGATGGATCCGGAAAAAATTTACTGACCTTTGAAGATATAACGGTTATTATACATAAGGAAATGGGGATTTCAGACAATCAAACCACCATTGACCCGGAAAAATTCTCTTCACTTTATAATGCCGTTCAATTGTCAAAACTTTCCGTATTAAATGGGCGCAGTCTGAATAAACTCCATTCTGATTATGTAGGGAATAAAAAAACAGCGTATGGTAAAACTCTTTATCCGGATGAAGATCATTCTAACTTCAGTATTTTAGATAAGGCGGTAAATTCAATTGATGGATCATGTCAGTGGATGCATACTTCCACTCCTTTGTACAGACATAGTGGAGTGGATCAAAAATGGCCCAATGACCGTAATTATGGGTACTCTCATTGTACAGACAACAGTTCAGGCTTCAGGTTATGGGTTGACGAGCCTAGCAGAGAAAAAATCTTTAATGTAATTTTCAAAGGCCCTTTAACACCGGAACTTCATCATTTTGCATCTTACAACAACGACAATAAACGATTTACGCCATGCATTGACACTCCTTTCCCATCTACCATGAATAAAAACTGTAAAATATTGGAAAAAAGCCCTGACTGTGATAAAAATAGTTTTAAAAAATTCTTAGAGAAAATATTTAAATAA
- the hisG gene encoding ATP phosphoribosyltransferase, with amino-acid sequence MSKLKIAIQKSGRLYEESLQLLKDCGIFVNNGKDQLKVSVDNFPMEIMYLRNSDIPQYLEDGVVDIAIVGENLLAEKQKNIQIVEKLGFSKCRVSLAVPKEVETDDISYFQGKKIATSYPNTLKNFLEKKGITSDIHIISGSVEIAPNIGLADGICDIVSSGSTLFKNGLRETVTLLKSEAVLAKTSLLNAEKETILQKFLFRIQSVLRAKNSKYILMNVPDNKIQDIASVLPVLKSPTVIPLAEKGWSSIHSVIDEERFWEVIDELKENGAQDILIIPIDKMVI; translated from the coding sequence ATGAGTAAATTAAAAATTGCGATCCAGAAAAGCGGCCGGCTTTACGAAGAATCTCTACAGCTTCTCAAAGACTGTGGCATCTTCGTCAACAACGGGAAAGACCAGCTAAAAGTTTCAGTAGACAACTTTCCGATGGAGATTATGTATCTCAGAAATTCAGATATTCCACAGTATCTGGAAGATGGAGTAGTAGACATCGCCATTGTTGGTGAAAATCTTTTAGCTGAAAAACAGAAGAATATTCAGATTGTTGAGAAGCTTGGTTTTTCAAAATGCCGGGTTTCCTTAGCCGTTCCCAAAGAAGTGGAAACCGACGATATTTCCTATTTCCAGGGTAAAAAAATTGCCACTTCCTATCCCAATACCCTTAAAAATTTTCTTGAGAAAAAAGGAATTACTTCCGATATTCACATCATTTCCGGATCCGTTGAAATTGCTCCAAACATTGGCCTTGCAGATGGAATTTGTGATATTGTAAGCTCCGGAAGTACATTATTTAAAAATGGGCTGAGAGAAACGGTTACCCTTCTGAAATCGGAAGCTGTTTTAGCAAAGACTTCTCTCTTAAATGCTGAAAAAGAAACTATTTTACAGAAATTTCTGTTCAGGATACAGTCTGTTTTAAGAGCAAAAAATTCAAAATATATTCTGATGAACGTTCCTGATAATAAGATTCAGGATATTGCTTCAGTTCTGCCTGTTTTGAAAAGTCCTACGGTCATCCCTTTGGCAGAAAAAGGCTGGAGCAGCATTCATTCAGTGATTGACGAGGAAAGATTTTGGGAGGTTATTGATGAACTGAAAGAAAACGGAGCACAGGATATACTTATTATTCCAATCGATAAAATGGTTATTTAA
- a CDS encoding 2,3,4,5-tetrahydropyridine-2,6-dicarboxylate N-succinyltransferase, producing the protein MSLQQTIENIWDNRDLLQNEDSQKAIREVISLLDSGELRVAQPTENGWQVNEWVKKAVVMYFPIQKMETIEVGPFEFHDKIPLKKNYAEKGVRVVPHAIAREGSFVASGVILMPSYVNIGAYVDSGTMVDTWATVGSCAQIGKNVHLSGGVGIGGVLEPLQAAPVIIEDDCFIGSRCIVVEGVHVEKEAVLGANVVLTASTKIIDVTGDTPIEIKGRVPARSVVIPGSYTKQYPAGEYQVPCALIIGQRKESTDKKTSLNEALRENNVAV; encoded by the coding sequence ATGTCGTTACAACAAACTATTGAAAACATTTGGGATAACAGAGATTTATTACAGAATGAAGACAGCCAGAAGGCGATAAGAGAAGTTATTTCTTTACTGGATTCCGGAGAACTTCGTGTTGCTCAGCCTACGGAAAACGGATGGCAGGTAAATGAATGGGTGAAGAAAGCCGTAGTAATGTATTTCCCGATCCAGAAGATGGAAACCATTGAAGTAGGTCCGTTTGAATTTCATGACAAAATTCCTTTGAAGAAAAATTACGCTGAAAAAGGAGTGAGAGTTGTACCGCATGCTATTGCCAGAGAAGGATCTTTCGTAGCTTCAGGAGTTATTTTAATGCCGTCTTATGTGAATATTGGGGCGTATGTGGATTCCGGAACAATGGTTGATACATGGGCTACCGTAGGAAGCTGTGCACAGATTGGTAAAAACGTTCACCTGAGTGGTGGTGTAGGTATCGGTGGAGTATTGGAACCTTTACAGGCAGCTCCGGTCATTATTGAAGACGATTGTTTTATCGGTTCAAGATGTATCGTGGTAGAAGGAGTTCACGTAGAAAAAGAAGCCGTATTGGGTGCTAATGTAGTATTGACCGCTTCTACAAAAATTATCGATGTTACAGGAGATACACCAATTGAAATCAAAGGTAGAGTTCCTGCCCGTTCAGTAGTAATTCCCGGAAGCTATACCAAACAATATCCTGCCGGAGAATATCAGGTGCCATGTGCCTTGATCATCGGTCAGAGAAAAGAATCAACAGATAAAAAAACATCACTTAATGAGGCTTTAAGAGAGAACAATGTAGCCGTATAA
- a CDS encoding glycosyltransferase family 4 protein, which produces MKIAFDAKRFFHNTSGLGNYSRDLVRILSQYYPENEYLLLNKNSSERGKEILERPEVRFVETSKGNLSRQLKMGKDAQKEGAGIFHGLSGELPLKWGKEPIIKIVTIHDLIFMRYPQYYSFFDRKIHLWKFKKAAGSADKIIAISEQTKRDIITYLNVPESKVEVIYQGCHKAFKEQQSDELIQTVKEKFNLPGRYILNVGTIEDRKNLLNIVKGINGTEIPLVVVGRKTNYYKKVEAFIRKNKMEKQVVFLEGVSMDELAVIYKLADIFVYPSFFEGFGIPVIEALFSKTVTITSNVSCLPEAGGKDSVYVNPGNHLDIAAKIKFLWNNESERKRRVEKSFEFVQKFNDQPIAAQLMQLYKKNL; this is translated from the coding sequence ATGAAAATTGCCTTCGATGCAAAACGTTTTTTTCATAATACGTCCGGATTGGGCAATTATTCAAGAGACCTTGTCAGGATCCTTTCCCAATACTATCCTGAAAATGAATACCTGCTGCTGAACAAAAACAGCTCAGAACGGGGAAAAGAAATTCTGGAAAGACCGGAGGTAAGGTTTGTAGAAACGTCAAAAGGAAACCTTTCCCGACAGCTTAAAATGGGAAAAGATGCTCAAAAAGAAGGTGCCGGTATATTTCATGGCCTTTCCGGTGAGCTGCCATTAAAGTGGGGGAAAGAACCGATTATAAAAATAGTAACGATTCATGATCTCATTTTTATGAGATATCCTCAATATTATTCCTTTTTTGACAGAAAAATACACCTGTGGAAATTTAAAAAAGCAGCCGGTTCTGCAGATAAAATTATCGCTATCTCAGAGCAGACCAAAAGAGATATTATCACATACCTAAACGTTCCGGAAAGTAAAGTAGAAGTCATTTATCAGGGCTGCCACAAAGCGTTCAAAGAGCAACAGTCTGATGAGTTAATTCAAACCGTAAAAGAGAAATTCAACCTTCCCGGACGCTATATTTTAAATGTAGGAACCATTGAAGACCGTAAGAATCTTTTAAATATCGTTAAAGGGATCAACGGAACTGAAATTCCTCTGGTTGTCGTTGGAAGAAAGACCAATTATTACAAAAAAGTAGAAGCTTTCATCAGAAAAAACAAAATGGAAAAACAGGTCGTCTTTCTGGAAGGTGTTTCCATGGATGAGCTGGCTGTGATCTATAAACTGGCCGATATTTTTGTCTATCCAAGTTTTTTTGAAGGCTTTGGAATCCCTGTTATAGAAGCACTTTTCTCTAAGACGGTCACCATTACCAGCAATGTGAGCTGCCTTCCTGAAGCAGGAGGAAAAGACTCCGTTTATGTAAATCCCGGAAACCATCTGGATATCGCAGCCAAGATCAAATTTCTCTGGAATAATGAATCCGAGAGAAAACGCCGTGTAGAAAAGAGTTTTGAGTTTGTTCAGAAATTTAATGACCAACCTATCGCTGCACAGTTGATGCAACTCTACAAAAAAAATCTGTAA
- a CDS encoding GNAT family N-acetyltransferase has translation MKVDIKQLDNSYSDQLIDLILTIQQKEFNVPITIEDQPDLKQIESFYIEPGGNFWGAFIEGELVGSIALVKFDERAGAIRKMFVKKEFRGKELNIAQQLLEVLITFCRENGTDDLYLGTVMILKAAMRFYERNNFMQIEKENLPVSFPLMGADNVFYGLHLNQTV, from the coding sequence ATGAAAGTAGATATTAAGCAACTCGATAATAGCTATTCCGATCAACTGATTGATCTGATTCTTACTATTCAGCAGAAAGAATTTAATGTACCCATTACCATAGAAGATCAGCCGGATCTTAAACAGATTGAAAGCTTTTATATAGAACCCGGTGGAAACTTTTGGGGAGCTTTTATAGAAGGGGAGCTTGTGGGTTCAATAGCGTTGGTGAAGTTTGATGAAAGGGCAGGAGCTATCCGAAAGATGTTTGTAAAAAAAGAATTCAGAGGAAAGGAACTGAATATTGCGCAGCAACTGCTGGAAGTACTCATCACTTTCTGCCGTGAAAATGGAACAGATGACTTATATTTGGGAACAGTGATGATCCTGAAGGCGGCAATGCGTTTTTATGAAAGGAATAATTTTATGCAGATCGAAAAAGAAAACCTGCCAGTCAGTTTTCCATTGATGGGCGCTGACAATGTATTTTATGGTTTACACTTAAATCAAACCGTATGA
- a CDS encoding C40 family peptidase, with protein sequence MIPGLFEKNLRIKQFSVLLIASAIAVSCGSSKNVSSKKNTGNKTVVKAENLRKLDSGFDGKISRSISDILKDAEKYIGTPYKFGGNTSSGFDCSGFTVKVFEENDFSLPRRSTDQADAGKNIDIKEVKPGDLLFFATAGGSRVSHVGIVHDIGADGEVKFIHASTSKGVMISSLNEKYWNKAYLHAQRVL encoded by the coding sequence ATGATACCGGGATTATTTGAAAAAAACTTAAGAATAAAGCAGTTTTCAGTTCTGCTGATCGCTTCTGCTATTGCTGTTTCCTGCGGCTCATCCAAAAATGTATCTTCAAAAAAAAATACTGGAAACAAAACCGTTGTAAAAGCTGAAAATCTCCGAAAGCTGGATTCCGGATTTGACGGAAAGATTTCCAGATCTATCAGTGATATTCTGAAAGATGCTGAAAAATATATCGGAACGCCGTATAAATTCGGAGGAAATACCTCTTCCGGTTTTGACTGTTCAGGGTTCACCGTAAAGGTTTTTGAGGAAAATGACTTTTCATTGCCGCGCAGATCGACTGATCAGGCAGATGCCGGGAAAAATATTGATATCAAAGAAGTGAAACCCGGAGATCTTCTGTTTTTTGCTACAGCAGGAGGAAGCAGAGTTTCCCATGTGGGGATTGTTCATGATATCGGAGCCGATGGAGAAGTGAAATTTATTCATGCTTCCACCTCAAAAGGAGTAATGATTTCTTCCCTGAACGAAAAATACTGGAATAAAGCTTACCTTCATGCTCAAAGAGTATTATAA
- a CDS encoding LytR/AlgR family response regulator transcription factor yields the protein MENRTFAFIKTDKKLVKLFFKDITVIKGLGNYVEIYTLSQKKHIYYKSLKDLIESLPNEFMRVHHSYIVNLSNVEYFEDNQLVCRDQKIAVAKSYKECLITALNTMML from the coding sequence ATGGAGAACCGGACTTTTGCCTTTATTAAAACAGATAAAAAACTGGTGAAACTTTTCTTTAAAGACATTACCGTAATCAAAGGTTTGGGAAATTATGTAGAAATTTATACCCTGTCTCAAAAAAAGCATATCTATTATAAATCTCTTAAAGATTTGATTGAAAGTCTTCCCAATGAATTCATGAGAGTTCATCATTCTTATATAGTCAATTTATCCAATGTTGAATATTTCGAAGATAATCAGCTTGTATGCCGGGATCAGAAAATTGCTGTAGCCAAAAGTTACAAAGAATGTCTCATTACAGCACTCAATACAATGATGCTCTGA
- the hisC gene encoding histidinol-phosphate transaminase, with amino-acid sequence MKEFNINTLVRTNILQLQPYISFRDHNEFNAPVMLDANECPFGEFNRYPDSSQKKLKNKLAEMKGVSPEQIAVGNGSDELIDLIIKVFCEPKKDAILMMNPSFAMYGFYAAVNENEVLKLDLDENFEIIKDDFLKITQERKIKIFFLCSPNNPTGNSVQDIEFFLQNFDGIVVIDEAYIEFSDNRSGIELLDQYPNLIVLQTFSKAWGTAGARVGMAYASEQIIRLVNTVKAPYNVNSLSQELILKILDDKNKLKENVERILEERSWLEEQFKEIECIVKVFPTDANFFLIKMNHVEDVYQKMLQEEILTSKRAPAIPDCIRINIGNREENEKLVNILKGIQS; translated from the coding sequence ATGAAAGAATTTAACATCAATACTTTAGTAAGAACCAATATTTTACAATTACAGCCTTATATCAGTTTCAGGGACCACAATGAATTCAATGCTCCGGTCATGCTGGATGCCAATGAATGCCCATTCGGAGAGTTTAACAGATATCCGGATTCATCACAGAAAAAGCTTAAAAATAAATTAGCTGAAATGAAAGGGGTTTCACCCGAACAGATTGCAGTGGGAAACGGAAGTGATGAGCTTATTGATCTGATCATTAAAGTCTTCTGTGAGCCTAAAAAAGATGCTATTCTGATGATGAACCCTTCTTTTGCCATGTATGGTTTTTATGCCGCTGTGAATGAAAATGAAGTTTTGAAGCTGGATCTGGACGAAAATTTTGAAATAATCAAAGATGATTTTTTAAAGATCACTCAGGAACGTAAAATAAAAATATTTTTCCTGTGTTCCCCGAATAACCCAACGGGAAACAGTGTACAGGATATTGAATTTTTTCTTCAGAATTTTGACGGAATTGTTGTCATAGATGAAGCTTATATTGAATTTTCAGACAACAGATCAGGAATTGAATTGCTGGATCAGTACCCTAATTTAATTGTGCTGCAGACCTTTTCAAAAGCCTGGGGAACAGCTGGGGCAAGAGTAGGAATGGCCTATGCTTCAGAACAGATTATTCGCCTTGTTAATACGGTAAAAGCGCCTTATAATGTAAATTCTTTAAGCCAGGAGCTTATTCTGAAGATATTGGATGATAAAAATAAGCTGAAAGAAAATGTTGAACGTATTTTAGAGGAAAGAAGCTGGTTGGAAGAGCAGTTCAAAGAAATTGAATGTATTGTAAAAGTATTTCCGACTGATGCCAATTTCTTTCTCATCAAAATGAATCATGTAGAAGATGTATATCAAAAAATGCTTCAGGAAGAAATTCTTACAAGTAAAAGAGCACCGGCAATTCCTGACTGCATCAGAATCAATATAGGAAACCGTGAAGAAAATGAAAAACTAGTCAATATTTTAAAAGGAATACAATCATGA